From a single Helicovermis profundi genomic region:
- a CDS encoding ATP-binding protein, translated as MNITKLAKENNLNIDNRMFRMAFDQSPFSVVITDIEGIIVYINKAFVKISGFDFSEVIGNTPRAIYSGVHDKAFYNELWDTIKSKNIWKGEICNKNKSGKLFWEEVTIYPILDSKNIITGYLSFKVDISEAKSLNDKLKESLNNIEKLNNYNLALSKKMTLDSINKVVLEELKNIVDCSSSTIQMFYNDHFEVVRCLGFKNKDDVLGLKFYLDEGSIQKKVYDTKKPVLINDIKILNKFVDASKEHTIKSCLIVPLIYDNNIFGEISIDRNTDIGFSKNDMVLVNNIAFTTSNAIYKLKIMKELENKKIEAISLAKSREEFLRVMSHEIKTPLNGIVGMSELLRNTDLTTKQLNYLNKLKVSSNFLANIINDLLDMSKLESNKMIINNSKFNLYNLVSEIENIYFTKKIMGEIEPIIYIEEGIPFNLIGDELKIKQILLNFISNAIKFTKTGKIELIIRKLKESKKRVNLRFSVIDTGIGIDLNNQEFLFKSFSQENYSIQRKYGGTGLGLMISKKICNLMDSDIKVKSTLGVGSDFYFDISLIKINDKVIENIIDNKLFRKKILINNFQITQMRLLHKYLSSLKGLHIEYLDDFKDGKYDEVIILTNLRDYDDKIMNESNSICFSNDILDLEKCNYIVNPIYSKKIINSLNSFVNRKKSKASPQASNKKTKVKTSKFIVKDIDEFNELVAKLYQYIDESSPKEAMIQISKMQAKFCVNLTETNILEEQKEIVELKNAIASYNFVGAKKILNKILELYFYGKN; from the coding sequence ATGAATATTACTAAATTAGCTAAAGAAAATAATTTGAATATTGATAATAGGATGTTTAGAATGGCATTTGATCAAAGTCCTTTTTCGGTTGTAATAACGGATATTGAAGGAATAATAGTTTACATAAATAAAGCATTTGTAAAAATTTCTGGATTTGATTTTTCTGAAGTTATAGGAAATACGCCACGTGCTATATATTCCGGAGTGCATGATAAAGCCTTTTATAATGAACTTTGGGATACTATTAAATCAAAAAATATATGGAAAGGTGAAATATGTAACAAAAATAAATCTGGAAAATTGTTTTGGGAAGAGGTTACAATATATCCTATTTTGGATTCTAAAAACATAATTACTGGATACTTGTCTTTTAAAGTTGATATTTCTGAAGCTAAAAGCTTAAATGATAAGCTAAAAGAATCGTTAAACAATATTGAAAAGTTAAATAATTATAATTTAGCTCTAAGTAAAAAAATGACACTTGATTCAATTAACAAAGTAGTTTTAGAAGAGCTTAAAAACATAGTCGATTGCAGTAGTTCAACTATACAGATGTTCTATAATGATCATTTTGAAGTTGTTCGTTGTTTGGGATTTAAAAATAAAGACGATGTACTGGGTCTAAAGTTTTATTTAGATGAGGGAAGTATTCAAAAAAAGGTATATGACACTAAAAAACCTGTCTTGATAAATGACATAAAAATACTAAATAAATTTGTTGATGCTAGTAAAGAGCATACAATAAAAAGTTGTTTGATTGTACCTCTTATTTATGATAATAATATTTTTGGAGAAATATCGATTGATAGAAATACGGATATAGGATTTAGTAAAAATGATATGGTTTTAGTAAATAATATTGCCTTTACAACATCAAATGCAATTTACAAATTAAAGATAATGAAGGAACTTGAAAATAAAAAAATTGAAGCTATAAGCCTTGCTAAATCCAGAGAAGAATTTTTAAGAGTTATGAGTCACGAAATAAAAACGCCACTAAATGGGATTGTAGGAATGTCGGAATTACTTCGAAATACTGATTTAACTACTAAGCAACTAAACTACTTAAACAAATTAAAAGTTTCATCAAATTTTTTAGCAAATATTATTAATGATTTACTAGATATGTCAAAATTAGAATCAAATAAAATGATTATTAATAACAGTAAATTTAATTTATATAATTTAGTTAGCGAAATAGAAAATATATATTTCACAAAAAAAATAATGGGAGAAATTGAGCCAATTATATATATAGAAGAGGGTATTCCTTTTAATTTAATTGGGGACGAATTAAAAATTAAACAAATATTACTAAATTTTATTTCTAATGCAATTAAATTTACTAAAACTGGTAAAATAGAATTGATTATAAGAAAATTAAAAGAAAGTAAAAAGAGGGTAAACTTAAGATTTTCTGTGATTGATACAGGTATAGGTATTGATCTTAATAATCAAGAATTTTTATTTAAATCATTTTCACAAGAAAATTACTCAATCCAAAGAAAATATGGTGGTACAGGTTTAGGACTGATGATTTCTAAAAAAATCTGTAATCTAATGGATTCAGATATTAAAGTTAAAAGTACGTTAGGTGTTGGAAGTGATTTTTATTTTGATATTTCTTTAATAAAAATTAATGATAAAGTAATAGAAAATATTATTGATAATAAACTTTTTAGAAAAAAAATATTAATAAACAATTTTCAAATTACACAAATGAGATTGTTACATAAATATTTGTCTAGTTTGAAAGGTTTGCACATTGAATATTTAGATGATTTTAAAGATGGTAAATATGATGAAGTAATTATTTTAACTAACTTAAGAGATTATGATGATAAAATTATGAATGAAAGTAATTCTATTTGTTTTTCAAATGATATTTTAGATTTAGAAAAATGTAATTATATAGTGAATCCAATTTACTCAAAAAAAATAATTAACAGTTTAAATAGTTTTGTAAATAGAAAAAAATCTAAAGCTAGTCCACAAGCTAGTAATAAAAAAACCAAGGTCAAAACAAGTAAATTTATAGTAAAAGATATTGATGAATTTAATGAATTAGTTGCTAAATTATATCAATATATCGACGAATCTTCTCCTAAAGAAGCAATGATTCAAATTTCAAAGATGCAAGCTAAATTTTGTGTGAATTTAACTGAAACTAATATATTAGAAGAGCAAAAAGAAATTGTAGAACTAAAAAATGCCATAGCTTCATATAATTTTGTTGGTGCAAAAAAAATATTAAATAAAATATTGGAGTTGTATTTTTATGGAAAAAACTAA
- a CDS encoding HD-GYP domain-containing protein, with translation MEKTKLLIIDDTKINIDILLELLGDDYNISVALDGDSGLSIAKKVNPEILLLDIMMPNKNGFEVLKELKLDSKLKDIAVIFMTAINDVETEIKGIDLGAIDYIRKPFNGKLVKSRIKNHLELKKLRDNLQDEVNSKIDEIIGIQNTLVETMCDLVEYRDSETGLHIKRTQIYAKLLALDLKKNGYYIETLTDDYIRELNKSTPLHDIGKIGISDTILLKPARLTDDEFKIMKTHTIIGYEIMESTKNKFTCKSYLDLAKDIAISHHEKWNGKGYPYGLKKSNIPLAGRIVAVVDVYDALVSKRIYKEPMTHVKAVSIIETESGESFDPIIVKSFLNIANDFEKVNIKYKD, from the coding sequence ATGGAAAAAACTAAATTATTAATTATTGACGACACAAAGATAAATATTGATATCTTGCTTGAACTATTGGGTGATGATTATAATATTAGCGTAGCTTTAGATGGTGATAGTGGATTAAGTATTGCTAAAAAAGTGAATCCCGAAATTTTACTACTTGACATTATGATGCCAAACAAAAATGGATTTGAAGTTCTAAAAGAATTAAAACTTGATAGTAAATTAAAAGATATAGCTGTTATTTTTATGACAGCAATTAACGATGTGGAAACTGAAATAAAAGGAATCGATTTGGGAGCTATTGATTATATTAGAAAGCCTTTCAATGGTAAACTTGTAAAAAGTAGAATTAAAAATCACTTAGAATTAAAAAAACTTAGAGATAATTTGCAAGATGAAGTTAATAGCAAAATTGATGAAATTATTGGTATTCAAAATACTTTAGTTGAGACTATGTGCGATTTAGTTGAATATAGGGATAGCGAAACAGGTTTGCACATTAAAAGAACGCAAATTTATGCGAAATTATTAGCCTTAGATTTAAAGAAAAATGGATACTATATTGAAACACTTACGGACGATTATATTAGAGAATTAAATAAATCAACTCCTTTACATGATATAGGGAAAATAGGTATTTCAGATACAATATTGCTTAAACCGGCTAGATTAACGGATGATGAGTTCAAAATAATGAAAACACATACAATAATTGGTTATGAAATTATGGAAAGTACAAAAAATAAATTTACTTGTAAAAGTTATTTGGATTTAGCAAAAGACATAGCAATAAGTCATCATGAAAAGTGGAATGGAAAAGGATATCCCTATGGTTTAAAAAAATCTAATATTCCTCTTGCAGGAAGGATTGTAGCAGTTGTAGATGTATATGATGCTTTGGTAAGCAAAAGAATATATAAAGAACCTATGACTCATGTAAAAGCAGTTTCTATAATTGAAACAGAATCAGGAGAATCATTTGATCCAATTATAGTAAAGAGTTTTCTGAACATAGCTAATGATTTTGAAAAGGTAAATATAAAATATAAAGATTAA
- a CDS encoding TlpA family protein disulfide reductase, translating to MKKKFVVAIILGLLILSLVACSTSTQKEDTVKNDLSKNTEVNKNSDNSVDSTKESNQNNDTSSEKFYVEKGITIEKDKPLPNFVLEGLDGSIIDLSKYKGEYVILNFWATWCKYCKTEMPDLEEFQKNHEDFTLIAINVDEPKDIVKKYIEDGGYTFEVALDKGGNVAKEYGISAYPTSYFLDKDGKLIGVVQGMMTKDGLNDVYDYINKNY from the coding sequence ATGAAAAAAAAATTTGTAGTAGCAATTATTTTAGGATTACTAATATTATCATTAGTAGCTTGTAGTACTTCAACTCAAAAAGAAGATACTGTAAAAAACGATTTGAGTAAGAATACTGAAGTAAATAAAAATAGCGATAATTCAGTAGACTCTACTAAAGAAAGTAATCAAAACAATGACACTAGTAGTGAAAAATTCTATGTAGAAAAAGGGATTACTATTGAAAAAGATAAACCACTTCCAAATTTTGTTCTTGAAGGATTGGATGGAAGCATAATTGATTTATCTAAATATAAAGGTGAATATGTAATTTTAAATTTTTGGGCTACATGGTGTAAATATTGTAAAACAGAGATGCCAGATTTGGAAGAATTTCAAAAAAATCATGAAGATTTTACTTTAATAGCCATAAATGTTGATGAGCCTAAGGATATTGTTAAAAAGTATATTGAAGATGGTGGATATACTTTTGAAGTTGCTCTAGATAAAGGTGGTAATGTTGCAAAAGAATATGGTATAAGTGCATATCCCACTTCTTATTTTTTAGATAAAGACGGAAAGCTAATTGGGGTGGTTCAAGGTATGATGACTAAAGATGGATTAAATGATGTTTATGATTATATAAATAAAAATTATTGA
- a CDS encoding cytochrome c biogenesis CcdA family protein: MFGEISYGVAFVAGILSFLSPCILPLIPAYLMYIAGVSIESEAKAKRNIMITRTLSFVLGFTIVFLVMGASASLIGKLFVRYRDVFSKVSGLVIVLFGLNLIGILNLTILTKTKKAKSPKNVTSLLGSLLMGVAFAAGWTPCFGPVLASILFYAGSSSNLIKGVLLLGVYSLGMAVPFVLTAMFFSKATSLLTKTEKYAHIFTKAAGVILIVFGLLVFFDKIISISRLFV; the protein is encoded by the coding sequence ATGTTTGGAGAAATTTCATATGGAGTAGCATTTGTGGCAGGAATTCTATCTTTTCTATCACCTTGTATTTTACCACTAATACCGGCCTATTTAATGTATATAGCAGGAGTTTCAATTGAATCGGAAGCAAAAGCTAAAAGAAATATAATGATTACAAGAACTTTAAGTTTTGTATTAGGTTTTACTATTGTTTTTTTAGTAATGGGAGCATCAGCCAGTTTAATTGGAAAGTTGTTTGTAAGATATAGAGATGTTTTTTCTAAAGTAAGTGGTCTAGTAATTGTATTGTTTGGATTAAATTTAATAGGTATATTAAATTTAACTATTTTAACTAAAACAAAAAAAGCAAAAAGTCCTAAAAATGTAACTTCTCTACTTGGTTCACTACTTATGGGGGTTGCTTTTGCAGCAGGATGGACACCTTGTTTTGGACCAGTACTTGCTTCAATATTGTTTTATGCAGGTTCATCTAGCAACCTTATTAAAGGAGTACTATTGCTCGGTGTTTATTCACTTGGAATGGCAGTTCCTTTTGTACTTACTGCTATGTTTTTTTCAAAAGCAACAAGTTTGTTAACTAAAACTGAAAAATATGCACATATTTTCACAAAAGCGGCAGGTGTAATTCTAATTGTTTTTGGCTTGCTTGTATTTTTTGATAAAATTATTTCAATAAGTAGATTGTTTGTATAA
- a CDS encoding ABC transporter ATP-binding protein produces the protein MVKIKNLRKVYSVGKEKVIALDNLDLDIEKGEVCCFLGTSGSGKSTLLNMMAGLEKPTKGTIFIDGEKISTMSEKELAKFRQKKIGFIFQSYNLLATHTALENVALPLTFRRISKEKREKEALRILKAVGLKKYIMHKPTQMSGGQQQRVGIARAFVGNPSLIFADEPTGNLDSKTSEEVITIMLNMVRKKKQTFIIVTHDKEVAKYADKVVYIKDGNIEKIEIKEEDIREYVHKE, from the coding sequence ATGGTAAAAATTAAAAATCTTAGAAAAGTATATAGCGTTGGAAAAGAGAAAGTGATTGCCCTTGATAATCTTGATTTAGATATTGAAAAAGGCGAAGTGTGTTGTTTTTTAGGAACATCAGGCTCTGGAAAATCTACATTACTTAATATGATGGCAGGACTAGAAAAACCGACAAAAGGGACAATATTTATTGATGGTGAGAAAATATCAACAATGTCAGAGAAAGAGCTTGCTAAGTTTAGACAAAAGAAGATTGGATTTATTTTTCAATCGTATAATCTTTTAGCTACTCATACTGCTCTTGAAAATGTTGCACTTCCCCTTACTTTTAGAAGAATTTCTAAAGAAAAAAGAGAAAAAGAGGCCTTAAGAATTTTAAAGGCAGTTGGGTTAAAAAAATATATTATGCATAAGCCTACTCAAATGAGTGGTGGTCAACAGCAACGTGTAGGAATTGCAAGAGCTTTTGTTGGAAATCCTTCCCTTATATTTGCAGATGAACCTACTGGAAATTTGGATTCGAAAACGTCAGAAGAAGTGATAACAATTATGCTTAATATGGTTAGAAAAAAAAAGCAAACGTTTATTATAGTTACACACGATAAAGAGGTTGCAAAATATGCAGATAAAGTTGTATACATCAAAGATGGAAATATTGAGAAAATTGAAATTAAAGAGGAGGACATTAGAGAATATGTTCATAAAGAATAG
- a CDS encoding metallophosphoesterase family protein, whose product MIKILHIADVHFGNNFLNKNEELSNLLILGIEKSFKKAVDFSINNNIDLLIIAGDLFDSKDIAYRIKQFVLSEFERLEKHKINIAYALGNHDCVLYQDDYFIKNLPSNVIVFDSEKVKKVTLNSIDNTPYEIIGIGHSKEIVKENLIRNFPVKHNDIVTIGIAHCNVYSANGIGKEEKYLPTSFKDLEIKNYDYWALGHMHKRDKLSERIIYSGSLQGLSIKEIGSKGGTFITIGENNFEENAIEFAEIIWREEKITVDESINSIDSLRNFVSEYFINLDIKSNEIIRLIVDGECKLKRNLISKEDILFLENYFKDKYNLKNIEMIIGISYKYNLEKYKIEKNFLGYFLNNFKSDDIENLVKSEELYCFDNDIKTNTVEFEKKVNTIKNKIIDTIIKY is encoded by the coding sequence GTGATAAAAATACTACATATTGCAGACGTTCACTTTGGAAATAATTTTCTTAATAAAAATGAAGAATTATCAAATTTATTGATTTTAGGAATAGAAAAATCTTTTAAAAAAGCTGTTGATTTTTCTATTAATAATAATATAGATTTATTAATTATTGCTGGAGATTTATTTGACTCAAAAGATATAGCTTATAGAATTAAACAGTTTGTTTTAAGCGAATTTGAAAGATTAGAAAAACACAAAATAAATATAGCTTACGCACTAGGCAATCATGATTGCGTTTTATACCAAGATGATTATTTTATAAAAAATTTACCATCTAACGTTATCGTATTCGATAGTGAAAAAGTAAAAAAAGTAACTTTAAATTCTATCGATAATACGCCTTATGAGATTATTGGAATAGGGCATAGTAAAGAAATTGTAAAGGAAAATTTAATAAGAAACTTTCCTGTTAAACATAATGACATTGTGACTATAGGAATAGCTCATTGCAATGTATATAGTGCAAATGGCATAGGAAAAGAGGAAAAATATTTACCAACATCATTTAAGGATTTGGAAATAAAAAATTATGATTATTGGGCATTGGGACATATGCATAAAAGAGATAAATTAAGCGAAAGAATAATTTATTCAGGTTCTCTTCAAGGTTTGTCTATAAAAGAAATTGGAAGTAAAGGTGGAACTTTTATTACTATAGGTGAGAACAATTTTGAAGAAAATGCCATAGAATTTGCAGAAATTATTTGGCGAGAAGAAAAAATTACAGTAGACGAAAGCATAAATTCAATTGATTCATTAAGAAATTTTGTTAGTGAATATTTTATTAATTTAGATATTAAATCGAATGAAATTATTAGATTGATTGTTGATGGCGAATGTAAATTAAAAAGAAATTTAATTTCAAAAGAAGATATTTTATTCTTGGAAAATTACTTTAAGGACAAATATAACTTGAAAAATATAGAAATGATTATTGGAATTTCATATAAATATAATTTAGAAAAATATAAAATTGAAAAAAATTTTTTGGGTTATTTTTTAAATAATTTTAAAAGTGATGACATTGAAAATTTAGTAAAAAGTGAAGAACTGTATTGTTTTGATAATGATATAAAAACCAATACAGTCGAATTTGAAAAAAAGGTTAATACTATTAAAAATAAAATTATAGATACAATTATAAAATATTAA
- a CDS encoding AAA family ATPase yields the protein MLKEIELNRYGKYKDKKFKFKNGLNFIVGNNEEGKTTLINAIKDLLFGFNSPRLKNNKYSPWNGKSVEIGGKFIVDGSEINLKREISNSLKSYFKQGESITKLSNKVFPYYDYLSKETYSYIYAITQDEMNLLTSKSWNSIMESLIENYGVENFNTPSEAIAILQKEKNEILRDSKRGNYKIKEIDNKISKLRNELLNSEKLELELLSIKNNKKSIFKEISGIENELKLLTKKLKEKNELKIQIDKYREIKNENIQYSLNLDKLDTTIDLLENLIVINQSLNELNLSKKMYNLELIKNLSKIKALNEDELKYLEYENDILIFPSKYENIKLFEKIIEKGKEKIIKLKKNIKKTEIELFDTCLNQEIISKIKKLNLTKIKIDSDIKFKNKIKVTKNLAIDLILIVMSVVAYSIFKYIKTDNFFTLAYIFLAIGIFDFVKSIYLGKKYGENYSLEQIKNLPIEKKYFYPVNYMYLEKLEKYIVELDELEIEENELENKINEYKKFIFDFKENLFCVFSKDNYKVNLEFSNDFEHTLKELASKLFKIKKINELNKSINNSNKAVQKNIDDTVNKILKLDKKKELIENELKNLFLSAHNININFLINNLENIRKLNLKLNMYKEKYLSKIQENNGKFNNEFLNQNLETIDTEVIDLESTQAILLNKINELGKTNAQLTEREQSFETFRQMDIVSKDLELSKNLKSELLEERDLIYLSIKVLEMYDEKYKIINQPNIIKRAKEYFAFITSNKYSEIFMDTAENNVVFLATDYGEKSINNSFSKGTKEQLYFCLRLSIIENIEKNEKYKLPLVFDETFANWDDNRYKKALSLIENNFKNRVVLILSCHDRII from the coding sequence ATGTTAAAAGAAATTGAATTAAATAGATACGGTAAATATAAAGATAAGAAATTTAAATTTAAAAATGGACTTAATTTTATTGTAGGAAACAACGAAGAAGGAAAAACAACTCTTATTAATGCGATAAAAGATCTTTTATTTGGCTTCAATAGTCCTAGATTGAAAAATAATAAATATTCTCCGTGGAATGGTAAGTCTGTAGAAATTGGTGGAAAATTTATTGTTGATGGATCTGAAATAAATCTTAAAAGAGAAATTAGTAATTCTCTAAAAAGTTATTTTAAACAAGGTGAGTCAATTACAAAACTTTCAAATAAAGTTTTTCCGTATTATGACTATTTATCAAAGGAAACTTATTCATATATATACGCAATCACACAAGATGAGATGAATTTATTAACTTCTAAATCATGGAATTCAATTATGGAGAGCTTAATAGAAAATTACGGTGTCGAAAACTTTAATACTCCGAGTGAAGCAATTGCAATTCTTCAAAAAGAAAAAAATGAAATTCTTAGAGATTCAAAGCGAGGAAACTATAAAATTAAAGAAATAGATAATAAAATTTCTAAGCTTAGAAATGAACTGTTAAATTCAGAAAAATTAGAATTGGAATTATTAAGTATTAAAAATAATAAAAAAAGTATTTTTAAGGAAATAAGTGGTATAGAAAATGAATTGAAATTACTTACAAAAAAACTTAAAGAAAAAAATGAGCTTAAAATTCAAATTGATAAATATAGAGAAATAAAAAATGAAAACATACAATATTCTTTAAATTTAGATAAATTGGATACAACAATTGATTTATTAGAAAATTTAATTGTTATTAATCAATCACTTAATGAATTGAATTTAAGTAAAAAAATGTATAATCTTGAATTAATAAAAAATTTAAGCAAAATTAAAGCATTAAATGAGGATGAATTAAAGTATTTAGAGTATGAAAATGATATTTTGATATTTCCATCTAAATATGAAAATATTAAATTATTTGAGAAGATAATAGAAAAGGGAAAAGAAAAAATAATAAAACTGAAAAAAAATATCAAAAAAACAGAAATTGAACTTTTTGATACTTGTCTTAATCAAGAGATTATAAGTAAAATCAAAAAATTGAATTTAACAAAGATTAAAATTGATAGTGATATTAAATTCAAAAATAAAATTAAAGTAACTAAAAATTTAGCTATAGATTTAATTTTAATTGTTATGAGCGTGGTTGCTTACAGTATTTTTAAGTATATAAAAACAGATAATTTTTTTACACTAGCTTATATTTTTCTCGCAATAGGTATTTTTGACTTTGTAAAAAGCATATATTTGGGAAAAAAATACGGAGAAAACTATAGTTTAGAACAAATTAAGAATTTACCTATTGAAAAAAAATATTTTTATCCAGTAAACTATATGTACTTAGAGAAACTTGAAAAGTATATTGTAGAATTAGATGAGTTGGAAATTGAAGAAAATGAATTAGAAAATAAAATAAATGAATATAAAAAATTTATTTTTGATTTTAAAGAAAACCTTTTTTGTGTATTTTCGAAGGATAATTATAAAGTTAATCTGGAATTTAGTAATGATTTTGAACATACTCTTAAGGAATTGGCTAGTAAATTATTCAAAATAAAGAAAATAAATGAACTAAATAAATCAATAAATAATTCAAATAAAGCAGTTCAAAAAAATATTGATGATACAGTTAATAAAATACTAAAACTAGATAAAAAAAAGGAGTTAATAGAAAATGAACTTAAAAATTTATTTTTAAGTGCTCATAATATAAATATAAATTTTTTAATTAATAACTTAGAAAATATTAGAAAATTAAATTTAAAATTAAATATGTATAAAGAAAAATATTTAAGCAAAATACAAGAGAATAATGGTAAATTTAATAATGAGTTTTTAAATCAAAATTTAGAGACTATAGATACAGAAGTTATAGATTTAGAAAGTACACAAGCTATATTGTTAAACAAGATAAATGAATTAGGAAAAACTAACGCTCAACTTACTGAGAGAGAGCAATCTTTTGAAACTTTTAGACAAATGGATATAGTAAGCAAAGATTTAGAATTAAGTAAAAACTTAAAAAGTGAATTATTAGAAGAACGAGATTTAATATACTTATCAATTAAAGTTTTAGAGATGTATGATGAGAAATATAAAATTATAAATCAACCAAATATAATAAAAAGAGCAAAAGAATACTTCGCGTTTATTACTTCAAATAAATATAGTGAAATCTTTATGGATACTGCAGAGAATAATGTAGTATTTTTAGCAACGGATTATGGAGAAAAATCGATAAATAACAGTTTTTCAAAGGGCACAAAAGAGCAATTGTATTTTTGTTTAAGACTTTCTATAATTGAAAATATTGAAAAAAACGAAAAATATAAATTACCGCTTGTCTTTGATGAGACATTTGCAAACTGGGATGATAATAGATATAAAAAAGCACTAAGTTTAATTGAAAATAATTTTAAAAATAGAGTAGTGCTTATTTTATCGTGTCATGATAGAATAATTTAA
- a CDS encoding cation diffusion facilitator family transporter — MSNDKLLVNITRNTIVLNILLSFFKVIVGIFGRSSVLIADGIHSASDVITTIVAFIGVKIAGKSDDEDHQYGHEKLEPVMSKLLAIFLFVTAVFLAYNAFKNIQAANYSEPSVVTLVIAVVSIVVKEWMYRYTLKGSLILESSALKADAWHHRSDAFSSVAAVVGIGGAMMGYFILEPIVTIGISAFIMKISVDIYIESVKELIDTAVDSDTLKEIKFIVNEVNGVLSIDLLKTRLHASKIYVDIEIGVEESLSLKEAHCIAESVHNQLETKNKKIKHCMVHVNPVKRT, encoded by the coding sequence ATGAGTAATGATAAATTATTAGTAAATATCACCAGAAATACCATTGTTTTAAATATTCTTTTATCTTTTTTTAAAGTAATAGTAGGTATATTTGGAAGAAGTAGTGTATTAATAGCGGATGGTATCCATTCAGCTTCTGATGTTATAACAACCATAGTAGCTTTTATTGGTGTTAAAATTGCAGGAAAAAGTGATGATGAAGATCATCAATATGGTCATGAAAAGTTAGAACCAGTTATGAGTAAACTCTTAGCTATTTTTTTATTTGTTACTGCTGTCTTTTTAGCATACAATGCTTTTAAAAATATTCAAGCTGCAAATTACAGTGAACCAAGTGTTGTTACATTAGTCATAGCCGTTGTTTCAATTGTTGTTAAAGAATGGATGTATAGATACACATTAAAAGGTAGTTTAATACTTGAATCATCAGCTCTTAAAGCAGATGCATGGCATCATAGATCAGATGCATTTTCTTCCGTAGCTGCTGTGGTAGGTATTGGCGGAGCAATGATGGGCTATTTTATATTAGAGCCTATTGTAACTATTGGTATTAGTGCATTTATCATGAAAATATCAGTAGATATTTATATTGAATCAGTAAAAGAGTTAATTGATACAGCAGTTGATAGTGATACATTAAAAGAAATTAAATTCATTGTTAATGAAGTAAATGGAGTTCTTAGTATTGATTTGTTAAAAACTAGGTTGCATGCATCAAAAATATACGTTGATATTGAAATTGGAGTTGAAGAGTCACTTTCTCTTAAAGAAGCACATTGTATAGCTGAAAGTGTACATAATCAATTGGAAACTAAAAATAAAAAAATAAAACATTGTATGGTACATGTGAATCCTGTGAAAAGGACTTAA